From a region of the Spirochaetaceae bacterium genome:
- a CDS encoding addiction module protein, with amino-acid sequence MSSRSFSELVKLPPGERAELAMALWDSLSADERQAELELSPEEAAELDRRWREHLEGPDSAVPWDEVRRELLDRE; translated from the coding sequence ATGTCGTCTCGTTCGTTTTCTGAGCTCGTGAAACTTCCCCCGGGCGAGCGAGCCGAACTCGCGATGGCTCTTTGGGACAGCCTTTCTGCCGACGAACGCCAGGCCGAACTGGAGCTGAGCCCCGAGGAGGCCGCTGAACTCGATCGGCGATGGAGGGAACACCTCGAGGGCCCAGATTCTGCCGTGCCGTGGGATGAAGTGCGGCGGGAGCTACTGGATCGCGAGTGA